Proteins encoded by one window of Lathyrus oleraceus cultivar Zhongwan6 chromosome 1, CAAS_Psat_ZW6_1.0, whole genome shotgun sequence:
- the LOC127075169 gene encoding uncharacterized protein LOC127075169, translated as MAKMMIQILVSIILVFVLMAEAEATPPGIAKDREYGYASCKIKKYKHCYNLVHVCPKFCPYHCTVDCASCKPICKCDKPGAVCQDPRFIGGDGITFYFHGKKDNNFCLVSDANLHINAHFIGRRNGNMKRDFTWVQSIAILFDNHQIFLGAEKTATWEDSVDRLALSFDGEPITLQEFEGAKWESSGVSIVRETSTNNIVVEVDGKFSISANVVPITEEDSRVHNYGITKDDCFAHLDLGFKFFSLSNEVSGVLGQTYKPDYVSRVNIGAKMPIMGGGKEYETTSLFSPDCSVARFVGNNGFNNDIAMVEGLTLPSLSCTSGIDGQGVVCRR; from the exons ATGGCTAAAATGATGATTCAAATTTTAGTGTCAATCATACTTGTGTTTGTTCTAATGGCAGAGGCAGAGGCAACTCCTCCAGGAATTGCTAAAGATCGTGAGTATGGCTATGCAAGCTGCAAGATAAAGAAATACAAACATTGTTATAATTTAGTTCATGTATGTCCTAAGTTTTGTCCTTATCATTGTACTGTGGACTGTGCCTCATGCAAACCAATTTGCA AGTGTGACAAACCAGGAGCTGTTTGTCAAGACCCTCGTTTCATTGGTGGTGATGGAATCACATTTTACTTCCATGGCAAGAAAGACAACAACTTTTGTCTTGTATCTGATGCCAATCTCCATATCAACGCACACTTCATAGGTAGAAGAAATGGGAACATGAAGAGGGACTTCACATGGGTCCAATCCATTGCTATTCTCTTTGACAATCACCAAATCTTCCTTGGAGCAGAGAAAACAGCCACATGGGAAGATTCTGTAGACCGTCTTGCCCTCTCATTCGATGGCGAACCGATCACCCTCCAAGAATTCGAAGGTGCAAAATGGGAATCATCTGGCGTTTCCATTGTTAGGGAAACTTCCACAAACAACATCGTTGTTGAAGTTGATGGAAAATTTAGCATAAGTGCCAACGTTGTCCCTATAACAGAAGAAGATTCAAGGGTTCACAATTATGGTATCACCAAAGATGATTGTTTTGCTCACCTTGATTTAGGTTTCAAATTCTTTTCTTTGAGCAACGAAGTGAGTGGCGTGTTGGGTCAGACATATAAACCTGATTATGTGAGTCGTGTGAATATTGGAGCAAAGATGCCAATAATGGGAGGTGGAAAAGAGTATGAAACTACAAGTTTATTCTCCCCAGATTGTTCTGTTGCTCGTTTTGTTGGCAATAATGGATTCAACAATGATATTGCAATGGTGGAGGGTTTGACTCTCCCTAGCTTGAGTTGCACAAGTGGAATTGATGGACAAGGAGTTGTCTGCAGGAGATAG